The genomic region CTCCGGACCAGCAGAACTGGAAGGTGGACGCGCCGCTTGGGAAGGTGAGCAAGTTCAAGTACGGTGTCGCCTTGAACGGGAAGCCTGCCAAGACGGTTTTCCGGGTAGTCGGCGAGGGGGCGGGGGTGGCCGCGGTCGAGGCGAAGCCCTTGACCGGGCGCACGCACCAGATCCGCGTGCACCTGGCCCACTCCGGATTCCCCATCATCGGTGACGAGGCCTACGGCGGCATCCCTGCAGCAAGGATGATGCTGCACTGCCGCGGCATGCGCTTCACCAATGCGCGAGGGAAGGTGATCGAGGCGTTCGCCCCAATTGACGCAGAGTTCGAAGCGGCGGCAAGGGAAGGGATCTGGAAAGAGAGCGCGGAACCGTAGGGGAGAAATCCGCTTGCAAGGCAAATCCCCCCTGTCCCCCCTTCGCAAAGGGGGGAACGTGAGTGCTCCTGCAGGACTTCGCCCCCATTGACTCCCTCTTCAGGGAGGCTGCATCTGAAGGGATCTGGGAGGAGAGCAGGATTGGTTCACATTTGAAGGAAGATCAACTATAGCGGAGGTAGTGAATGAAGAAGAAATTGCTCTTGTTATTGGTGCCGGCGGTTTTGATCATTGCCGGCGCGTTCGGGGTCTGGGCCAGCGAGAAGACCGCGACTCAGCCTGGGTGCAGCAAATGCGTGAAAGCCGAGAAAGCTCCGGCCCAAGTCCAGCCGGGTTGCGCGAAGTGCGCGAAAACGAACGCTGCTGACGGGGAAGCCGCTGCGCCGTGCCCCAAATGCGCCAACTGCGCTAAGGCGGCGGACTGCCCGAAGACGCCGGATTGCCCGAATTGCCCGAAGGCGAACGGCGCCGATTTGAAAGCGGCACCGGGTTGCGCCAACTGCCCCAAGATGAAGGATGCAGCGGCAGTCCCCCCGGCTGGATGCGACAAGTGCGCGAAGCTGAAGCAGCCGGCGGAACAGCCTGCACAGAAGCCCTGCTGCAACAAGGGCAACAAGTACCAGCCGCTTTAACCAAGCTTCACGCCAGCGGCCATTTGCTGGTGTGAGGATCAAACTCCGGCTCGGCAGCGGAGTCGGAACCGCCAACAAGGAGCGCCCGAACGGGCGCTCCGTCCCCGCCTTTCAGCTTCAGCGGCAGACAGATGAGCTGGTAGTGCCCCGCCTTGATCCCTTCCAGGTTCAACCCCTCGATCACAAGGATGCCGTCTTCCAGCAGCGTGCGGTGCACGTCCCCCTTGCCGTGGAACCCCTCGATGGAGAGATAGTCTATCCCCACGAGCCTTACCCCTGCATCGCGCAGGTACTGCGCGCCTTCCTTGCTGAGGGCTGCGTACCCTTCGGAAAACTCTTTTTGCTGCCAGAGCTTCGAGTTGTCGGTCTTCAGCAGCAGCCGCTCTTCCCCTTCGATCCGGAATTTCTCCAGTTCCTGGCGCCCGATTTCCTTGGCCCCCAGGATCTCCAGCACCAGCGCCTTACCGATCACGGTTTCCAGCGCGATCTCGTCGACCGTGGTCCCGGCGTCGTCAAAATGAAAAGGGGCGTCCATGTGGGTGCCGCTGTGGCTTCCCATGCTGATGCGGGAGACGTTGGCGGAATCGCCTTGGGAGATGCGGCTGAAGGGTTCGATGTTGATGCCGGGGTCGCCTGGGTAGATGGGGAGATCGCTGGAGAGGGAAACAGTAATGTCGTGGATTCGCATCGGCACCTCCGTCTGACCAATTGACGATTGACAATGGAAAGACTAGCTGATTATGCAACCCGCAAATTATAACAGGCCTTCGCGATGATGCTGCTACGGCCTGCAAGCACATTCGCG from Citrifermentans bremense harbors:
- a CDS encoding cyclase family protein, which produces MRIHDITVSLSSDLPIYPGDPGINIEPFSRISQGDSANVSRISMGSHSGTHMDAPFHFDDAGTTVDEIALETVIGKALVLEILGAKEIGRQELEKFRIEGEERLLLKTDNSKLWQQKEFSEGYAALSKEGAQYLRDAGVRLVGIDYLSIEGFHGKGDVHRTLLEDGILVIEGLNLEGIKAGHYQLICLPLKLKGGDGAPVRALLVGGSDSAAEPEFDPHTSKWPLA